A region from the Pseudomonas cucumis genome encodes:
- a CDS encoding universal stress protein, which produces MGQYQRVLLIADRTLYQSPALQRAVALAKVSGAALDVRAFIEPAPIIHLWEEKTDEAEYQRYLRRYRRWMAEEIQRLSGEGLNVSVEVVFTTHPLLDILKCVEELKPDLLIKDVTLEPLLKRVFVTPLDCHLLRECRVPVHLVNRARCALPRRIVAAVDPFDPSTQISGLNDTIIQSANALALQCDASLHLLYAYDLSPAFNGDAALVSGGWNVDFMEELRQSLHQAFVALAERYGVPPERRHFIMGLPAPVLSEFVEEYQVDVVVMGTVHRVGFERLIGSNTERALYSVPGSILAVKQPGSLVRE; this is translated from the coding sequence ATGGGTCAATATCAACGTGTGTTGCTGATCGCCGACCGAACCCTGTACCAGTCTCCGGCCTTGCAGCGCGCCGTTGCCCTCGCCAAGGTCAGCGGGGCGGCGCTGGATGTGCGGGCGTTTATAGAACCGGCACCGATCATCCATTTGTGGGAGGAAAAAACCGATGAGGCGGAGTACCAGCGCTATCTGCGCCGCTATCGCCGCTGGATGGCGGAAGAAATCCAGCGCCTGAGTGGTGAGGGATTGAACGTGAGCGTGGAGGTGGTCTTTACCACTCATCCCTTGCTGGACATCTTGAAGTGCGTAGAAGAGCTCAAGCCCGACCTGCTGATCAAGGACGTCACGCTGGAGCCGCTGCTCAAACGCGTGTTCGTCACCCCTCTGGATTGCCACCTGCTGCGCGAATGCAGGGTGCCGGTGCATCTGGTCAACCGGGCCCGTTGTGCTTTGCCCCGGCGCATTGTGGCGGCGGTGGACCCGTTTGACCCCTCGACGCAAATCAGTGGCCTCAACGACACCATCATTCAATCGGCGAATGCACTGGCCCTGCAATGTGACGCATCGCTGCATCTGCTGTACGCGTATGACTTGTCACCGGCCTTCAATGGCGATGCGGCCCTGGTCAGCGGCGGGTGGAATGTGGATTTCATGGAGGAGCTGCGGCAATCGCTGCACCAGGCATTTGTCGCTCTGGCTGAGCGCTATGGCGTGCCGCCGGAGCGTCGGCATTTCATCATGGGCCTGCCGGCGCCGGTGCTGAGTGAGTTTGTCGAGGAGTACCAGGTCGATGTGGTGGTGATGGGCACCGTGCACCGGGTGGGGTTCGAACGGTTGATCGGCAGCAACACGGAACGGGCGCTTTACTCGGTACCGGGCAGTATTCTGGCGGTCAAACAGCCGGGGTCGCTCGTCAGGGAATGA
- a CDS encoding GNAT family N-acetyltransferase, with protein MLTVKEHNDRAAALYATVTGQHWIEALRDGRHVLIRPLTEKDREREYAFIKQLSPESRHMRFLAQVNEPGTAMLNQLMDVDGKKRLAYVALIHDNGKLIEIGVSRYAATADHVCECAVTVADEYQHLGLGTALMEHLIKAARKNGFSEMYSVDAASNAPMRDLAKALGFETRHDPDDSRQVIHSLNL; from the coding sequence ATGCTCACTGTTAAAGAACACAATGACCGAGCCGCTGCCCTCTACGCCACCGTCACCGGACAGCACTGGATTGAAGCGCTCAGGGACGGGCGCCATGTGCTGATCCGGCCGCTGACAGAAAAAGACCGCGAGCGTGAATATGCGTTTATCAAGCAGCTGTCCCCGGAGTCGCGGCACATGCGCTTTCTGGCGCAAGTCAATGAGCCCGGCACGGCCATGCTCAACCAGTTGATGGATGTCGACGGCAAGAAGCGGTTGGCCTACGTCGCCCTGATCCACGACAACGGCAAACTGATTGAAATAGGTGTCAGCCGCTATGCCGCTACCGCCGACCATGTATGTGAATGTGCCGTGACGGTTGCCGATGAATACCAGCACCTGGGCCTGGGCACGGCACTGATGGAACACTTGATCAAGGCCGCGCGCAAGAATGGTTTCAGTGAGATGTATTCCGTCGACGCCGCCAGCAATGCGCCCATGCGTGATTTGGCCAAAGCCCTGGGTTTTGAGACCCGTCACGATCCCGATGACAGCCGTCAGGTCATTCATAGCCTCAATCTGTAA
- a CDS encoding DAHL domain-containing protein, translating to MKLSNHSKWTVLGTTALILFSVLIFLLIKSYSYDTSTYFESRDFVRQLKQFDANWNVKILRAKIGINNNLLLVAHPEAEQRWQQLDDLNAAGPLSTLWQSRRQGYLDAVENKTRLVEQFKQHNTVLRTSLDALPEQEDDIQALLANNNDQDLTAASNVFDLTLATLEYALYVSRAKAEEINHQLNELTKYVDQLSPEQRQPFTAFVEHVNAIVREQPIVNDLLDRISVIPVAQQLDSINELLNETQRRTGATYRQYHLYLGICAGIMALLLLYLAARLIRSYALINKMNNELQTANERLEQRVEERTRELIEAERELVDAARMAGMAEIATNVLHNVGNVLNSVNVSADLITRKLAVSKTLGLGKAVNMMNEHAEDLGQFMTLDEKGKLLRGYLNQLVDSIAAEQSSIVDELSQLTKSIDHIKDIVSTQQAYAGAARLVEPLNVVDLFEDALRMNSGALSRHHVVVTKDYQDTPTIIGDKHRLLLILINLISNAKYAMSKVSDHQRQMTLGVKIIDNATLRLSVEDQGEGIAAENMTRIFNHGFTTRKEGHGFGLHSCALAAVEMNGHLRVHSDGPGHGAVFTLEIPLETADALPAAGMSVS from the coding sequence ATGAAGCTCTCCAATCATTCCAAATGGACGGTCTTGGGCACCACGGCGCTTATTCTTTTCAGCGTGCTGATATTTTTGCTGATCAAATCCTATTCCTACGACACATCGACTTACTTCGAGTCGCGCGACTTCGTTCGCCAACTCAAGCAGTTCGATGCCAATTGGAACGTGAAGATTCTGCGAGCAAAAATCGGCATAAACAACAATTTGCTTCTGGTGGCGCATCCTGAAGCAGAGCAACGCTGGCAACAACTCGACGACCTCAACGCTGCCGGCCCGCTTTCGACCCTTTGGCAATCTCGACGCCAGGGTTATCTGGATGCGGTGGAAAACAAAACCCGATTGGTTGAGCAATTCAAACAGCACAACACGGTATTGCGAACTTCACTGGATGCCCTGCCTGAACAGGAAGATGACATTCAGGCATTACTGGCAAATAACAATGACCAGGATTTAACCGCCGCCTCAAACGTATTCGATCTCACGCTGGCAACCCTTGAATACGCCCTCTATGTATCCCGCGCCAAAGCTGAAGAGATCAACCATCAACTGAATGAACTCACCAAATATGTCGATCAACTTTCACCTGAACAGCGCCAACCTTTTACTGCATTTGTCGAGCATGTAAACGCCATCGTTCGAGAGCAGCCCATCGTCAATGACCTGCTCGATCGCATTAGTGTGATTCCGGTCGCCCAGCAACTGGACAGCATCAACGAGTTATTGAACGAGACACAACGGCGCACCGGTGCGACATACCGCCAATATCACCTTTATCTCGGAATATGCGCCGGCATCATGGCGCTGCTGCTGTTGTACCTGGCCGCCCGCCTGATTCGCAGTTATGCCCTGATCAACAAGATGAACAATGAGTTACAGACGGCAAACGAGCGACTGGAACAACGGGTCGAGGAGCGCACCCGCGAACTGATCGAGGCCGAGCGTGAACTGGTCGATGCCGCACGGATGGCCGGCATGGCGGAGATCGCAACCAATGTGCTGCACAACGTCGGGAATGTGCTGAACAGCGTTAACGTCTCGGCAGATTTGATCACCCGTAAATTGGCGGTCAGCAAAACCTTGGGCCTGGGTAAAGCGGTAAACATGATGAACGAACATGCCGAAGACCTGGGGCAGTTCATGACACTCGATGAAAAAGGCAAACTGCTTCGCGGTTACCTCAATCAACTGGTCGACTCCATCGCGGCCGAGCAATCGAGCATCGTTGACGAACTGTCACAACTCACCAAAAGCATCGATCACATCAAGGACATCGTTTCCACTCAACAGGCCTATGCCGGCGCCGCCAGGCTGGTCGAGCCGTTGAACGTCGTCGACCTGTTCGAGGATGCGTTGCGCATGAATTCCGGCGCGTTGAGCCGGCACCATGTCGTGGTCACCAAGGACTACCAGGACACGCCAACGATCATCGGCGACAAACACCGACTGCTGTTGATCCTGATCAACCTGATCAGCAATGCCAAATATGCGATGTCCAAGGTCAGCGACCATCAGCGCCAGATGACGCTGGGCGTCAAGATTATCGATAACGCAACGCTGCGCCTCAGCGTAGAGGATCAGGGCGAAGGGATCGCGGCCGAGAACATGACCCGCATCTTCAATCACGGCTTCACTACGCGCAAGGAAGGTCATGGGTTTGGCCTGCACAGTTGCGCGCTCGCGGCGGTAGAGATGAACGGGCACCTGCGTGTTCACAGCGATGGACCGGGTCATGGAGCGGTTTTCACCCTGGAGA